The genomic region TCCCAATTTAACTCTTAAACTTTTTTTGGATTTTAAACGCTCTTTTAAATCTTCTTCTGATATTAAATCAATTGTATTCCTTTTTATGACATTAAATTGCTTTTCAAAATCCACTATTTAATCACCTCGCAAGGAGCGCTGCTGTTACAAAACATGAAATCATGAATAAAACTCCGGTCCATAATGCCATTTTTGCTGCTGGATCAAACCCTTTTTCTCTACCAAACATTGTATGTGCAGCACCAGAACCGAAAGCACC from Marinitoga aeolica harbors:
- the secG gene encoding preprotein translocase subunit SecG; this translates as MSILTILAVIVHVVLSIALIYFALQRMQKNAELGGAFGSGAAHTMFGREKGFDPAAKMALWTGVLFMISCFVTAALLAR